A stretch of Rhododendron vialii isolate Sample 1 chromosome 4a, ASM3025357v1 DNA encodes these proteins:
- the LOC131324158 gene encoding uncharacterized protein LOC131324158, producing the protein MTQIGVFSVTSPMESANYRKGNLLSPPHLSYFALHSHSNTINPRRSTPSATIISQAKPQPSFGRERLLKRKPRSGNVRLAQDDVPTIFKINKALAIIAKSVTRH; encoded by the exons ATGACTCAGATTGGGGTTTTTTCTGTAACCAGTCCCATGGAATCCGCTAATTACCGAAaaggtaatcttctctctcctccccaccTTTCATATTTTGCCCTTCATTCTCATTCCAACACTATAAACCCTAGAAGATCTACTCCTTCTGCGACCATCATCAGCCAAGCAAAACCCCAACCCAGTTTTGGAAGAGAAAGGTTGTTGAAAAGAAAACCCAGGTCGGGGAATGTGCGCCTTGCGCAAGATGATGTTCcaaccattttcaaaatcaataaggcGTTGGCGATTATTGCGAAGTCGG TTACAAGACATTGA
- the LOC131324157 gene encoding pentatricopeptide repeat-containing protein At1g62590-like — translation MVGFGLSLLGGIFKRGYTPDVVTITTLLNGLIALDKIVEALSLFNKLLLQDIELNLYTFGTAIKCYCRMDMVGFGLSLLGSIFKRNYTPDVVTFTTLLNGLIAEDKIVEALSLFNKLLLQDIELNLYTFGIAINCYCRVNMVGFGLSLLGGIFKHGYTPDVVTFNTLLNGLIAQDKADEALSFFNKIQLRDIDLDLHTFSIAINCYSCVNRVGFGFSLLGSIFKHGYTPNVVIFNNLLNGLLTQDKADDALSLFNKLQLQDIEQNLYTFNIAIKCYCHVNRVGFGFSLLGSIFKCGYMPDVFTFTALLNGLIAQDKAAEALSLFDKLQLQDIELDLYTLSIAINCYCCVNRVAFGLSLLGGIFKRGYTPDVVTFTTLLNGLFAQDKADEALSLFNKLLLQDIVPTLYTFSIAINCYCHVNRVGFGFSLLGSIFKHGYTPDVVTFNTLLDGLIGQDKLMRPWSYLRK, via the coding sequence ATGGTTGGCTTTGGGTTATCGCTTTTAGGCGGTATCTTCAAACGCGGTTATACGCCTGATGTAGTTACCATCACAACTCTGTTAAATGGACTTATTGCACTAGATAAAATTGTTGAGgctctttctcttttcaacaAGTTGCTGTTACAAGACATTGAACTAAATTTGTATACCTTCGGCACTGCAATTAAATGCTATTGTCGCATGGATATGGTTGGCTTTGGGTTATCGCTTTTAGGCAGTATCTTCAAACGCAATTATACGCCTGATGTAGTTACCTTCACCACTCTGTTAAATGGACTTATTGCAGAAGATAAAATTGTTGAGgctctttctcttttcaacaAGTTGCTGTTACAAGACATTGAGTTAAATTTGTATACCTTCGGCATTGCAATTAACTGCTATTGTCGCGTGAATATGGTTGGCTTTGGGTTATCGCTTTTAGGCGGTATCTTCAAACACGGTTATACGCCTGATGTAGTTACCTTCAACACTCTGCTAAATGGACTTATCGCACAAGATAAAGCTGATGAggctctttcttttttcaacaaGATACAGTTACGAGACATTGATCTAGATTTGCACACCTTTAGCATTGCAATTAACTGCTACTCTTGCGTGAATCGAGTTGGCTTTGGGTTCTCTCTTTTAGGCAGCATTTTCAAACACGGATATACACCTAATGTAGTTATCTTCAACAACCTGTTAAACGGACTTCTTACACAAGATAAAGCTGATGATGCTCTTTCTCTTTTCAATAAGTTGCAATTGCAAGACATTGAGCAAAATTTGTACACCTTCAACATTGCAATTAAATGCTACTGTCACGTGAATCGAGTTGGCTTTGGGTTCTCTCTTTTAGGCAGCATCTTCAAATGCGGTTATATGCCTGATGTATTTACCTTCACCGCTCTGTTAAATGGACTTATTGCACAAGATAAAGCTGCTGAGGCTCTTTCTCTTTTTGACAAGTTGCAGTTACAAGACATTGAGCTAGATTTGTACACCTTAAGCATTGCAATTAACTGCTACTGTTGCGTGAATCGAGTTGCCTTTGGGTTATCGCTTTTAGGCGGTATCTTCAAACGTGGTTATACGCCTGATGTAGTTACCTTCACCACTCTGTTAAATGGACTTTTTGCACAAGATAAAGCTGATGAGgctctttctcttttcaacaAGTTGTTGTTACAAGACATTGTGCCAACTTTGTATACCTTCAGCATTGCTATTAATTGCTACTGTCATGTGAATCGGGTTGGCTTTGGGTTCTCTCTTTTAGGCAGTATCTTCAAACACGGTTATACGCCTGATGTAGTTACCTTCAACACTCTGTTAGATGGACTTATTGGACAAGATAAGCTGATGAGGCCGTGGAGTTATTTGAGAAAGTAG
- the LOC131323974 gene encoding pentatricopeptide repeat-containing protein At1g62930, chloroplastic-like, whose translation MTQIGVFSVTSPMESANYRKGNLLSPPHLSYFALHSHSNTINPRRSTPSATIISQAKPQPSFGRERLLKRKPRSGNLRLAQDDVPTIFKINKALAIIAKSGKYGKALSHFIELQLTEIELDLYTFAIAIKCYCHLNRVGFGLLLLGGIFKRGYTPDVVTFTTLLNGLITQDKADEALSLFYKLQLQDIELDLYTLSIAINCNCRVNMVGFGLSLLGGIFKCGYTPDVVTFTTLLNGLIAQDKIVEALSLFNKLLLQDIELNLYTFSIAINCYCRVNMVGFGLSLLGGIFKRSYTPNVVTFTTLLNGLIAQDKADEALSLFNKIQLHDIDLDLHTFSIAINCYSCVNQVGFGFSLLGSIFKHGYTPNIVIFNTMLKGLVTQDKADEALSLFNKLQLQDIELDLYTFNNAIYCYCHVNRVGFGFSLLGGIFKHGYTLDVVTVNTLLDGLIGQDKADEALELF comes from the coding sequence ATGACTCAGATTGGGGTTTTTTCTGTAACCAGTCCCATGGAATCCGCTAATTACCGAAaaggtaatcttctctctcctccccaccTTTCATATTTTGCCCTTCATTCTCATTCCAACACTATAAACCCTAGAAGATCTACTCCTTCTGCGACCATCATCAGCCAAGCAAAACCCCAACCCAGTTTTGGAAGAGAAAGGTTGTTGAAAAGAAAACCCAGGTCGGGGAATCTGCGCCTTGCGCAAGATGATGTTCcaaccattttcaaaatcaataaggcGTTGGCGATTATTGCGAAGTCGGGTAAGTACGGCAAAGCTCTTTCTCATTTCATCGAGTTGCAGTTAACGGAGATTGAGCTAGATTTGTATACCTTCGCCATTGCTATTAAGTGCTATTGTCACCTGAATCGAGTTGGCTTCGGGTTATTGCTTTTAGGCGGTATCTTCAAACGCGGTTATACGCCTGATGTAGTTACCTTCACCACTCTGTTAAATGGACTTATCACACAAGATAAAGCTGATGAggctctttctcttttttacaAGTTGCAGTTACAAGACATTGAGCTAGATTTGTACACCTTAAGCATTGCAATTAACTGCAATTGTCGTGTGAATATGGTTGGCTTTGGGTTATCGCTTTTAGGCGGTATCTTCAAATGCGGTTATACGCCTGATGTAGTTACCTTCACCACTTTGTTAAATGGACTTATTGCACAAGATAAAATTGTTGAGgctctttctcttttcaacaAGTTGCTGTTACAAGACATTGAGCTCAATTTGTATACCTTCAGCATTGCAATTAACTGCTATTGTCGCGTGAATATGGTTGGCTTTGGGTTATCGCTTTTAGGCGGTATCTTCAAACGCAGTTATACGCCTAATGTAGTTACCTTCACCACTCTGCTAAATGGACTTATCGCACAAGATAAAGCCGATGAGgctctttctcttttcaacaAGATACAGTTGCATGACATTGATCTAGATTTGCACACCTTTAGCATTGCAATTAACTGCTACTCTTGCGTGAATCAAGTTGGCTTTGGGTTCTCTCTTTTAGGCAGCATTTTCAAACACGGATATACACCTAATATAGTTATCTTCAACACCATGTTAAAAGGACTTGTTACACAAGATAAAGCTGATGAGgctctttctcttttcaacaAGTTGCAGTTACAAGACATTGAGCTAGATTTGTACACCTTCAACAATGCAATTTACTGCTACTGTCACGTGAATCGGGTTGGCTTTGGGTTCTCTCTTTTAGGCGGTATCTTCAAACACGGTTATACGCTTGATGTAGTTACCGTCAACACTCTGTTAGATGGACTTATTGGACAAGATAAAGCTGATGAGGCCTTGGAGTTATTTTGA